The Pyrus communis chromosome 12, drPyrComm1.1, whole genome shotgun sequence genomic sequence TAACACCTCTGATGTCAAGAAAATAGAATGTGTGatggttttgaatgaatttcTTCAATTGAATAATTATTTATGTACAAGGTATTATATACAAATATTACAATCAACGACACTTCCACTATTACGGCATGCAAGCCGTGATCTATAATTTGTGATATTTGACTTATGCCAGAAAATGTAAATTATAATGATTATAATAACTATGATAATATTTTTCTAATGTTTGACTTAATCAGGAAGATATTATTGTCACATTTCAGACCGgttccgccgtagcacgatattatccgctttgggcttaccattccctcacaattttgtttctgggaactcacacgagaacttcctagtgggtcacccatccaaGGATTGCTCATGcttgaactcgcttaacttcggagtttcgatggaacccgaagccaatgagttcccaaaatgcctcgtgctatagggagaggagcatgtacatataaggcacatacCCTCTCTccattggtcgatgtgggattttacaatccaccccacttaAGGGCAACCTAGTGTCCTCGCCGGCACAAAAGCATAGAGatacgtgacggccagcacgtctCGATTTCAGTCGGAGTGTGTCATTATCGTAATcataataatattataataacTGCAATAATTATTTCCTAATATCCGAGACTTACACGGTGGGGGTTTTTGGCTCAAGTGTGAACTAGGCTCGTTTACAACTAAGCTCTCTGGAGTTCGATTTTAATCTCACATTGCCCCTTATAACTCAAAAACcgttattttatttcctaaaactcaaaattcattccaCTTTGCCCCtgaaactcgattttgatcccaTTTGCCCCCTTGAACTTAGAAGTCGTTATTTTActctataaaactcaaaatttgctcCACATTgccttaattattttaattccaTTATATGAGTTTGATTTATATCCACCAGGCCCATCATTTTTCTCCCATCTTTGCATCTCAAGAACggaatccaaaaaaaaattccaattcttaatttcttcttttaaactATAAACTTTTTTATTGTTGAAACTTGAATGTTAATGCATGGTGgggatttataatcaaattcattgGCACATATGGCACAGTCTTATTGGGTGGTAGGTATTACGTATGTTTCAAATGGCGGCTTTGAgtttcaagaagaaaaaagagtagtaaaacaaattttgagttCACGGAGGAAAGTTATGATTTTTTTAGTtacaaaagcaaaataaaattaaaatcgaGCATCAAATAGCAGCTAAAATAGAATTTCTCTTCATTGGGCATAGACTATGTTTTCGTGGTCCAAGTGTGTCTATTTAACTCATATGGCCAACTCAAccagttcccaaaaataaaaagcttCTATGCCTGTTTAAACAGAGGATATGGTTTATTGATCaatcaaaacaaatgaaaacaatTATTCAGAGATTACAGAGAGATAAGAGCAAGACTAGTAAAAATGAGTAATGCGACGTTTATTGCTTATTTTTATCATCAATTGTACTCTTTCTATTAAAGATAAGGTCCACAATCATGTGGGTCTCATCTCTATaagagagatgatacaaatgattAAACAAATATGTGATAAAAGTAGCAATGGAAATATAAATCACTAACTTGAGAACATGGATATCAAAATGGAAGGCGATGGCTTGTGGAGAATGCACCTTGTTATGGGTGGAGAAGATGAGGTTATAAATTTAGGTGTAAACTGAACTTCTAAAATATGAGAGTGACCTAacatttagtattacggtttaatggtatttcttttcacttgtaagtgtgaggctaagctcaccccctctctattagtgtagataacattgattgttcaaaaaaaaaaatttgagagtGACCTAGTTCAGCCTACTTAGTGGGGTCGGACCCGATCTAGCATAATAAGTCCAAGTCCTTATTAGAGCAGGAGTTAGCCTCAAGCCAATTGTGAAAGTTAAACGCATTCTTAATTGGATAATATACATTTGCATCCCTATGGAGGAGAAATTCTAGTGTAGAGAGATTGGGATCACCGAATTTTGCATGCTAGACACACAAAAAATACTATACCCCATCCCTCTAACTTAGAGGTTCACCATACACTAAATCGACAgttcatcatgaatatgttattttttagttttcacacATCAATTTATTCTATCATTTAGATGCATAAAGAAAATACAAACACAAATGAACTACAACTTTCTAAATCTCACATTTCACAATATTTAATTGCTTGTTATAAATCTCATACAGTATAAACCATAAACATACAAATGTGGTGCAACTGCAGGTAGAGTTGATTGAACCAGCTGTTAAGAGAACACTGAATGTACTAAATCCATGCCTAGAAGCTAAAGTGAAACGAGTTGTTGTTTTGTCCTCTGTATCCGCTGTTTTTATGAACCCGGACTGGCCTAAGGGTCAAGTCAAGGACGAGACTTGTTGGTCTGTTCCCGAATGTATTGAAACAACCAAGGTAATTATTCGTTAGTGAACTGCACGTCAAAGAGATACACCAGTTGCATTGTTGTTATTAATTAGTCAGTTTCAAGCTGAACCTATATATGATTATGATCTTTGATTTTCTGGTACAGAAATggtattttctttcaaaaacaaTAGCAGAATCAATGGGAGGCTTTCGAGTTTGGGAAAAAAACTGGACTTGAAATCGTAACTGTTTGTCCTTCTGTTATTTTGGGGCCGATCTTACAACCCACCATGAATGCGAGTAGCTGGCTTCTAGCTAAGGTTCTTCAAGGTAAGAACATCTCCAAGGTAGTCTCTCAAATTCGCTCTTCAAATTCTATTTTGTTGACCTATGTGGGAATTGAAGAGTAAAATTAGTTACCTTGCAATCTAACAaactcttcaaatttgattgtttggttattatttatatttatgttttgtattcTCCCTGTGCAGCACACTTTTATATTAAGTTGTAGAGTGGGATGGAGGTCTCTAAATTTGTAGAGAGATGTCCCAAGTTTGATATTTGCGTTTGAAGAGTATCTTGGAGCTTGTTTTGCTGATGTGACTAATGCATTTGAAGAGTTTGTTGGAGACGCTCTAATATTTACTTTAAACTTATTTGCCACATCAGGTAATATGTATATGTTTCTTAAGAATTGAAATATGACCAAGGAGTCAtaaagttcccaaaattaaCTCATATGGTGACCCCAATGCTTCAAATGTCGATACAGAGACGGCTTCTAGCCGTTGGTGTTGCAACCTAGTTTGCCCCCTCAATTGCAGTTGCTCAGCCATCGCAAAAGTTTGTTACGACATTTTACCGGCacaaaaggattttttttttcttgtagtaCGTAGTCATTTATGCTAATATTAACGATCCGTATTGTTAGATTTATGCATAGTTGTTAATATTAATAGAGGTTATGTGGGTATATATGTCTCTTACTTCATGTGCAATGTGACTCTGTATGCAGGGGGGTTTGAGTCATTTGGATACAATTATTGGACATTGGTGGATGTTCGTGATGTAGCTGAAGCAGTGCTTCTTGTATACAAGAACTCTGAGGGCGGCGAACGGTACGTATGCACGGCACAGACGATTGGGATAAAAGATTTGGTGGACAACTACTTGAGGATTGCATATCCTAACTACAATTATCCCCACAAGTAAGTTTGTCTATCTATCTATCAGCCAGATGCCAGCGAAAAAACAATTGCTCAATTTTTCGTCATTGGCGATTCATGTTGATATGTTATTGTTGTAATGGCAGCCTTACCCAcacagaggaggaagaagaaaaactgAATTCGGATAAATTGCAGAGATTGGTTTGGAATTACCGGCCACTGGAGGACACTTTTATTGATTCCATTGAAAGCTAGGGGAAGGCTGGAGTCTTGGAGTAGCCAAATAAAAATCCCTTCTGTTACTCTGGTAGTATGTATGATCAGCGTCCAATAATAAGTTTACTTGGCTAATTTCAGattgatgtgtttttaaaatatttattggtAGATTATATTTACACATCTCAAATTACTTCCCTTATaccttttaaaatttttaatgtttttctaTCAAGTTTTAGTAGTGtgtagaaaataataaaaaattaaaaacgtgAGAGAGAAATAATTTGGGATGTGTCAATATAATTTCTCTATTTATTATGCGAGTAAgagaagggtttttttttttttttttttttcttcacacgAGCCtgttttgaaaaatgaaaatgtcGTTGACGTCCTTCAGGTTGCTCTTCTTGCTGACGTGCTCGGGCAGCCGCTGGAGGGCTTCATGTTCCCATGTCTTGGCAAGAATTGGACAGCTGGAGTGTTTTTCTTGGCCCAAAAGTTGGACTCTTACCTTTTTGTTGGCAATAGGTTGCACGTCTTCAATTTGGCACGTCAATAGAATGCCAAGTACCGACGCACTTGTGCATGCCTTCAACTTGGCACGTCCTAACATTTCACATGATAATCCCTCTTCATTCGTTCGGAAGATTAGAGTGCTCGATCAGAAATTGAGAAGTCAATCTTCTTGTACTGATCAGTCTCCTTGTCGAGACACCAACTGCAAAAGTCTGCAATGGAGATGATGGCGGCACCggcggaggaggagaaggaaagaGTATGTGTAACTGGGGCTGGAGGATTTGTGGGCTCTTGGATTGTCAAGCTTCTTCTCTCTAGCGATTATCTTGTCCACGGAACCGTCCGAAACCCCCCCAGGTCGTCtactataatttttttctctGTTACTGCATGCCACTATGATCATCCTTAATGCTTTTGTATACCGGAAATTCTCAGTTCAATTAAATGATGAACATGTCAGCTACATTGTTTTAATATTATTGGTAAGGCACCGATGACGTATTGCCACGTTTTGTTGTAGTGATATTGTTGATAATGCAATGATAACATGTTGGTACATTTTGTTGACTACTAGAACCATCGATGTAGTATCAGTTGCATACTGACGGTATTAAAAAACAGACTGTGAGGCTGGCTACAAAACATCGGCGCGAaattgatgacattggacaattAGTTCCGATGGAGCATAATTCATGTTCAAAATGGTTCATACATGTTATATTACTGAAAATTAATAAACTCGTACAGATGTTAATTGTTTTCATTTTACGACTAATTAATGCAGGGGATAGCAAGTATGCTCACTTGAGCAAGCTTGAGAAAGCATCAGAGAATCTGAAACAGTTCAAGGCAGATTTGCTGGACTACAATTCACTATGTTCGGCAGTTGCAGGATGCAGCGGAGTTTTCCATGTTGCCAGCCCTGTAATTCCTAGTGCTAGTGTAACAAATCCTCAGGCAAGAGTACCTAATTCACTGATACAAGAGTGATCAACTAAAAACAGAACAGAAGGAACTATCCCATGTGAAGTGATAAAGGACTAGCTAGGAGTCCGTAATACAATTAACAAATTGTTATATACGTCAATCACATTTCACAATATATCATTGCGCGGTGCAATTGCAGGTAGAGTTGATTGAACCAGCTGTAAAGGGAACGCTGAATGTCCTGAGTGCTTGCCTAGAAGCCAAAGTGAAACGAGTTGTTGTTGTGTCCTCTATATCCGCTCTTTTTGTGAGCCCGGACTGGCCTAAGGGTCAAGTCAAGGACGAGACTTGTTGGTCTGTTCCCGAATATATGAAAGCAACCAAGGTAATTAGTCTACTCTTAATTAGTTAGCAATGATGTAGTACCATATTCAGCAGCGCGTCAAAGTAATACATCAGTTACAATGTTGCACTACCATTATTAATAAGTCAGTTTTGAGTGTAATTTTGGGAAGcaggatattttatttttatttttaagctgagcataaatataatttttatcaTTGATTATCTGGTATAGAAATggtattttctttcaaaaacgTTAGCAGAACGGGAGGCTTTGGAGTTTGGGAAAAGAACTGGACTTGAAATCATAACTGTTTTACTACCTTCTCTTAATTTGGGGCCGATTTCTAGCAAAGGTTCTTGAAGGTAGTACctactttaatttattttccacaCCGTATATGTACACATTTCTTTAGAATTGAATACGACCGAGAAGTCTATCGTACTCACTTTTGCCAATTAACTGAGGTTACGAGGGTATATATGTTTCTTATTTGTGCAATGTGGCTATGTACCTAGGCGGGTTTGAGTCAATTGGATACAATTATTGGACGGTGGTGGATGTTCGTGATGTAGCTGAAGCAGTGATTCTTGTATACAAGAAATCTGAGGCTGGTGAACGATACATATGCACAGCATATGCTATTGGAATTAAGGATTTGGTGGACAACTACTTGAGGGTTGCATATCCTAACTACAATTATCCCCACGAGTAAGTTTATCATTTCGGTGATTGAATTCGTTCATGTGTTTGTGAATGCGCCTCTATTAGGATTCATGTTGAGATGTTTAGTGTTTTATGGCAGCCTTAGCCacacagaagaagaagaaaaaaacgtGAGCTCGGATAAATTGCAAAggttgtgtcacatcccggcccggggcggatcactacCCGGGCctgcttcaccaccgtagcacgatattgtccgctttgggcttaccattccctcacggttttgtttttgggaactcacgagcaacttcccagtgggtcacccatcatgggattgctctagcccccttctcgcttaacttcggagttcctacggaatccgaagccagtgagctcccaaaaagcctcgtgctaggtaaggatgggaatatacatttaaggatcactcccctgggcgatgtgggatgttacaggtTAGGTTGGAGTTACCGGCCACTGAAGGATACTCTTATTGATTCCATTGAAAGATTCCGGAAGGCTAGCGTCTTGGATTAGAGAAATGAACAAGCCCctttaataatatatatgtctgGTTCGGGATCAACGAATAATTTTCCTTTGATGATTGCCCATCCTATTTTAAAATTCTAGATCCGTCATTGTCTCATGCATAAGCATTTTAAAGATGAATTTAAAGTTTGGGAAAAATAGACAAGTCCCACAATCAATAATAGAACCTACATCTGTTAAACTCATACTATTAAAACAATAGTGCTTTAAAAGTCAAACTCAAACGGTCTCATTCTTATATAGAGTATGGTATAGTTGTAAGCGattcaaaataaattgaatACCATCTTGTTGAAGTTTGATTATGTTTAAAGTTTTTCTAACTTAATAGTCTTGAATTCTTTCTTATACGAATAAAGCTCGAGAGAGCTTAAAAATGTCGCCCAAACTGTTTCGAGCTAACTTACAGCCCTAGGAATACAAATTGATTGGGTTTATTATTCAGATGGTTTTTGCTGAATATAATGATGTTTGACTTGAGAAGAGGAGAATACAAGAGTAGGCAATCTACTGCGTGCGGGCAAGTCTCTAATATGTTCATGGATtccatgaaaaaaaagaaaaagccaaGCCGACATCCGTGTTAGTTCCGCGTAGGCATTCATTCTTTTACGTGCAGGCaaatagaaaatgaaacaaacgTTGACGAGGAATTGtgtctcttttgttgttttgtgtggAAAATAAGAAATGATGACgctttccctttccttttccttttccttatcTTTGTGAATCCGTCCTTCTCCATGCTTTTCATCTATTTCTTGCTGTCAATTTCTCTGCTACTACTAGTCTGTTTACTAGTGCTAAGTTTTACCATCACCATCCaccaacccctctctctctctctcgagtCCCCAGCCAGCCAGCCTATCCCCACCACTTCCACCGGCCTAGGTCGTCCTTCTCTTGGCCCATCTGCTGCTCTTGCTGCTGGggccttctttctttctttctttttatcttttccattttctctccatttttttttcttccaaaactccttctTATTAAGCCTAATTAAGCTTTATTGGGGTGTTGGGTTGTGTTGGGGTTTAATCACCTTTATTCATTCTTTCCTACCAAAATTGACCATCCGAGATTCCCCCAACCTCACTTCAAAATTCAATGGTATATGCATCTCCACCACATCTCAagctagggttttttttatttctaggttttttctttctttttattatctTTCTATTTCGGGTTAGTACTACTGTTTGtacattgaattgaattgaataatttgtGATTGATTGATGGCGTATCAGAGTTCTGGGTCGAGTTCTAGTCCCTCTGGATTCCAATTCCCCAATTCCAGTTCCCCTTTTGGTGACACCACCTACACCAAGGTCTTTGTTGGGGGGCTCGCCTGGGAGACGCACAGCGATACCATGCGCCGCCATTTCGACCAGTTCGGCCAGATTCTCGAGGCCGTCGTTATTATTGATAAGAACTCCGGCCGATCCAAAGGTTATGGCTTTGTGAGTATTTCTTCTTTTCACTTTATGCCAGTTTGTTTTGCAAATAAAGAATCAATGGCAGTGGGATTGTTCTGTCTCACTCACAACTTTTAGAATGACTTGGTTTCTGTTTGTATTTACATGGAGGGTTCAGGTGACTTTCCGCGAACCAGAGGCCGCTGCTCGGGCCTGTGCTGATCCAACTCCAATTATCGATGGCAGGCGCGCTAATTGTAATTTGGCTTCACTCCGGCAGTCCAGGCCACCTTTGCCTTATGGTATAGTTTCTTATGCTCTTGGTTTGATAACTAACAATTTAGTCCCGCTTTGTAGTTTCCAGTTTCATGCTCAATTGCAACTAGTTCATTGTTTTCTGGTtatgtttgtgtttgtgctaTCAATTTCTTTTATTAGGTTCCAACGTTTTATTGACTTTGTTTTAAACACAGCAATtatatatatggatttgaagaaaaaaaagaactaaGATCTTCATTGGTTTCCATCACATTTTCATGTTAACCTTTCAAAGTACCAAAATCTACATGTATTGTTTTTACTATAGCAAACAAACACATTACGcatgatatttttttacttgCAGGACGTCCAAGACCAGCTTCTCCATACATTGGAGGCGTGCCAGCTACCCGTGGGGCTTACATTGGAGGATATGGCTACCAGCAGCCTCTTTCTTACAACTATCAACAAGGATTAGTTTATCCTCCATATGGGTGAGTCGTGCATTTATAGGATTAGGTGATAGCCATCGAGTTAATTGTACTTGTGTAATATTTGCTGAGCATCCACTTGTGTTGTATATAAGTTGTCAAcgtttgatatttgatttggtTAACCATGGATCGGTGACATCTCAGTAAACAACTTAGTTCTCTTCCATTGTTTCTTGTGTAGTGCATGCGATTCAAAATATGCAATGCCATGTAGATTTCCAAAATCAGGTTTCTTCGTCATTTCCCTTGGCATTCAGGGTTCATTTTGTCTGGACTATGATGATGTGACATGGCATGATTGGTAATTGCAGGAGACGAAAAAGTGATAGTTGCAGAGGATATGTGCCCAGATCAATGTTTATTGAACAGGCAAGACTTAGGACTAGTGTTTTTTATTGAGGACCAACAATTGGGTTTTCTAGTCTCACCATTATTGATTGATCTCATACTTGAGATTTCTCATTCAAGTGTAGCAGCACTTCAGCCTTAGTTTAGTTCAACACCTTGGTTCTTGCATTGTAAGGGATTAGTTTTGGTGTCTTGTGTTGTATATTTCCATGCATTGCATTGTTTGTAATTGTATTTTCATGATGTACATTAACTCTTCCAAATTGTCTACAGAAATTATTATATCAGCAGTTGTAATGGTTGTCTTATCCGTGCAGGTATGCAACATATGGACCTGACTACACTTATTCACAGGTCAGTAATGCTATTAAATGGCAGCATGAGGTGGATgtctttcttttcaatttatgaGTGAAGATATTATGTTGCTTTATTCTGACTTGCTCCCTCACTTTGCGCGCCATTTCTTTGGTAGGGTTTATACAACCCTTATGTGGGTCAGCAATATCTTCAAATATACGGACTTCCAGGGACAGCTAATACTTCTCCTTATCCTTACGAACAACTGGGTCAAACCATTCCTGGTGGTCAGGGTTATCCAACAGTTCATGGATATGCAATGCCTGCTCAGCAGATAATCCAGTTTGGTGCACCCAGTGTTAATGCAGTCACAACTTCCCCAGTCCCTCAAGTTCAAGCAGCATATCCTACGGGTACATCTCTCTGTCCTGAAACtattgttcttttgttttttcttcacAACTCTGGTGTCCCCCTTTCTAGGGGATAAATTATGATTGTTCATCTTTCAGTATAAATTAGTGAAGCTGTACCACTAAACATGCAACTCATCAAACTCATAATTTATGTGAAATCAACACAACCTGGGGCTTGACCACTGTCTTGATCAAATTATTACTACCTATGAGGATGTGGGATCATGATAAATTTTAGTCCTTTATAATGCACATTTTTTGCTTAGAAGGCTCACCCCCTGTCGATACAGTGAATAGTATGCATgtgatttgtttaattaataaagAATTATTTTTAACACAGATTTGCTCAAAGTCTTTGATTTCTATCTTTCAATTCTATAAAATAcaaagaacttttttttttttgacaaagaaCAGACACGTACCTAATATGACAAGCATTCTTCAGAGTCTCATGATGGAGACGTAATGAcaatttgataaatttttcatcTAGATCGATGTACCATGGAGTATATAGATAAGACTTAATCGACAAAATTCTGTGTTTTTTAATCAGGTATGGTAGCAAGTGTTGTGGCACAACCACATTTTATATTATCTGCTCCTCCTCAATATATGCAGGGTAGTGGTTCTGAGCAAAGAGCTGGGTGAGGGGTTGATTAAGGTTAGTGCCACATCATAGAATAGATTACGGTGTGCTTTGCAGTCCTATACCTATtctttgagaaaatagaaaagaaaaaagggacaCATCCGCCACTAGGTTCGTGTTGAGATTCTTTATTTACTCTTTGCAGGTATCCTTAGATTGCAGCAGGACTAAAAGAAGCAAAACTGCTAATTAAGCGGCAGGCTTCAGGTCGAGCcttggaaattttattttgcattctAGAGGTAAGGATATTTGGTCATTCTATGTACATATGCAAGATTTACCTATAGGACTGCAAGTTCTGATTATA encodes the following:
- the LOC137710794 gene encoding uncharacterized protein isoform X4, which codes for MAYQSSGSSSSPSGFQFPNSSSPFGDTTYTKVFVGGLAWETHSDTMRRHFDQFGQILEAVVIIDKNSGRSKGYGFVTFREPEAAARACADPTPIIDGRRANCNLASLRQSRPPLPYGRPRPASPYIGGVPATRGAYIGGYGYQQPLSYNYQQGLVYPPYGACDSKYAMPCRFPKSGDEKVIVAEDMCPDQCLLNRYATYGPDYTYSQGLYNPYVGQQYLQIYGLPGTANTSPYPYEQLGQTIPGGQGYPTVHGYAMPAQQIIQFGAPSVNAVTTSPVPQVQAAYPTG
- the LOC137711234 gene encoding cinnamoyl-CoA reductase 1-like, which gives rise to MAAPAEEEKERVCVTGAGGFVGSWIVKLLLSSDYLVHGTVRNPPRSKYAHLSKLEKASENLKQFKADLLDYNSLCSAVAGCSGVFHVASPVIPSASVTNPQARVELIEPAVKGTLNVLSACLEAKVKRVVVVSSISALFVSPDWPKGQVKDETCWSVPEYMKATKKWYFLSKTLAEREALEFGKRTGLEIITVLLPSLNLGPISSKELNTTEKSIVLTFVGGFESIGYNYWTVVDVRDVAEAVILVYKKSEAGERYICTAYAIGIKDLVDNYLRVAYPNYNYPHDLSHTEEEEKNVSSDKLQRLGWSYRPLKDTLIDSIERFRKASVLD
- the LOC137710794 gene encoding uncharacterized protein isoform X2, translating into MSSGSSSSPSGFQFPNSSSPFGDTTYTKVFVGGLAWETHSDTMRRHFDQFGQILEAVVIIDKNSGRSKGYGFVTFREPEAAARACADPTPIIDGRRANCNLASLRQSRPPLPYGRPRPASPYIGGVPATRGAYIGGYGYQQPLSYNYQQGLVYPPYGACDSKYAMPCRFPKSGDEKVIVAEDMCPDQCLLNRYATYGPDYTYSQGLYNPYVGQQYLQIYGLPGTANTSPYPYEQLGQTIPGGQGYPTVHGYAMPAQQIIQFGAPSVNAVTTSPVPQVQAAYPTGMVASVVAQPHFILSAPPQYMQGSGSEQRAG
- the LOC137710794 gene encoding uncharacterized protein isoform X1 is translated as MAYQSSGSSSSPSGFQFPNSSSPFGDTTYTKVFVGGLAWETHSDTMRRHFDQFGQILEAVVIIDKNSGRSKGYGFVTFREPEAAARACADPTPIIDGRRANCNLASLRQSRPPLPYGRPRPASPYIGGVPATRGAYIGGYGYQQPLSYNYQQGLVYPPYGACDSKYAMPCRFPKSGDEKVIVAEDMCPDQCLLNRYATYGPDYTYSQGLYNPYVGQQYLQIYGLPGTANTSPYPYEQLGQTIPGGQGYPTVHGYAMPAQQIIQFGAPSVNAVTTSPVPQVQAAYPTGMVASVVAQPHFILSAPPQYMQGSGSEQRAG
- the LOC137710794 gene encoding uncharacterized protein isoform X3, producing MAYQSSGSSSSPSGFQFPNSSSPFGDTTYTKVFVGGLAWETHSDTMRRHFDQFGQILEAVVIIDKNSGRSKGYGFVTFREPEAAARACADPTPIIDGRRANCNLASLRQSRPPLPYGRPRPASPYIGGVPATRGAYIGGYGYQQPLSYNYQQGLVYPPYGACDSKYAMPCRFPKSGDEKVIVAEDMCPDQCLLNRYATYGPDYTYSQGLYNPYVGQQYLQIYGLPGTANTSPYPYEQLGQTIPGGQGYPTVHGYAMPAQQIIQFGAPSVNAVTTSPVPQVQAAYPTGILRLQQD